The following proteins are encoded in a genomic region of Hymenobacter siberiensis:
- the ytxJ gene encoding bacillithiol system redox-active protein YtxJ: MSTPWLPLTQSDEITQLAQASHEQPVLIFKHSTTCSISAAAKGKIERQWADSGLTLPIYYLDLLRFRPLSAQIAEQFGVTHQSPQLLLIQAGECTYDASHMGIRLADVKQAVQG; this comes from the coding sequence ATGTCCACTCCCTGGCTTCCCCTCACCCAATCCGACGAAATTACCCAGCTGGCGCAGGCCTCGCACGAGCAGCCGGTGCTCATTTTCAAGCACAGCACTACCTGCTCCATCAGCGCGGCGGCCAAGGGCAAGATTGAGCGTCAGTGGGCCGATAGCGGCCTCACCCTGCCCATCTACTACCTCGATTTGCTGCGCTTCCGGCCCCTCTCGGCCCAGATAGCCGAGCAGTTTGGCGTCACCCATCAGTCGCCGCAGCTCCTGCTCATTCAGGCCGGCGAGTGCACCTACGACGCCTCGCACATGGGCATCCGCCTTGCCGATGTGAAGCAGGCCGTGCAAGGCTAG
- a CDS encoding DUF4136 domain-containing protein yields MNRITRFLVHPVAMVAASLVLLLGPSGCTTASRVGVTNDFDHAVNFRAFKTWSWYPQQPKDAEGGPAKGYESFLDKRMRASVASEMTQKGLTEVTTAPDIYVAYSARVEEKQQVSPGYGGLGYPYGYGYGGFGGYRGYSSVTQYKAGTVVIDIIDAKRKELAWRGTGQAQVNQNTIDEVETHRIVNGILSTYPPQDNNARR; encoded by the coding sequence ATGAACCGCATCACCCGTTTCCTGGTCCATCCGGTGGCCATGGTTGCCGCCAGCTTAGTATTGTTACTGGGTCCCAGCGGTTGCACCACGGCCTCCCGCGTAGGTGTAACTAATGATTTTGACCACGCCGTAAATTTCCGGGCTTTCAAAACCTGGTCCTGGTACCCGCAGCAGCCCAAGGATGCCGAGGGCGGCCCGGCCAAGGGCTACGAATCGTTCCTCGATAAGCGCATGCGTGCCTCGGTAGCATCGGAAATGACCCAGAAGGGCCTCACCGAAGTAACCACCGCGCCCGACATCTACGTGGCCTACAGTGCCCGCGTGGAGGAAAAGCAGCAGGTTTCGCCCGGCTACGGTGGCTTGGGCTACCCCTACGGCTACGGCTATGGCGGCTTCGGGGGCTACCGTGGTTACTCGTCCGTGACGCAGTACAAGGCAGGTACCGTGGTCATTGACATCATCGATGCTAAGCGCAAGGAGCTGGCGTGGCGCGGCACCGGCCAGGCCCAGGTGAACCAGAACACCATTGACGAAGTGGAAACCCACCGCATCGTAAACGGCATTCTGAGCACCTACCCGCCGCAGGACAACAACGCCCGCCGCTAA
- the gcvP gene encoding aminomethyl-transferring glycine dehydrogenase — translation MSLKFSPVDVFEARHNAPGADAQAAMLRTIGVDSIEQLIAETVPPAIRLKKPLDLPAALSERAFLAKFKQIAGQNQVFKSYIGLGYNDTTMPPVIQRNILENPGWYTAYTPYQAEIAQGRLEALINYQTVVIDLTGLEIANASLLDEGTAAAEAMHMLHSQTKKKGANQYFVSEQVLPQTIDLLRTRATPVGIELVVGDHRQIDLSNEGFFGAMVQYPAADGEVFDYKDFIAQAQKNNVFVVMAADLLALTLLTSPGELGADVCVGNSQRFGVPMGYGGPHAGFFSCREQFKRVIPGRLIGQSIDAAGNKAYRMALQTREQHIRREKATSNICTAQVLLSVLAGMFTVYHGPQRLKQFATNTHLLAQTLEAGLKKLGVEQTNTSYFDTLNLRLESAEMQQALQKEAEAAGINFRYFEDVRVGISLNQNTELHDVANILDVFAKVLGKEADQLAEEIEAAELHVPSNLVRTSEYLTHPVFNTHHAEHEILRYMKQLENKDLSLAHSMIALGSCTMKLNATAEMIPVTWPEIGGLHPFAPREQAKGYEQIFSDLQAWLCEVTGFDAVSLQPNSGAQGEYAGLLAIRGYHEANGDHHRNVALIPSSAHGTNPASAVMAGMQVVVVKSTEDGNIDVADLKAQADKHAANLSCLMVTYPSTHGVYEETIIDICNLIHEHGGRVYMDGANMNAQVGLTSPATIGADVCHLNLHKTFCIPHGGGGPGVGPIGVVADLAPYLPGHAVVPVEGRTNGSVSAAPWGSASILPISYAYISMMGGDGLQRATEIAILNANYIKARLEEHYPVLYTGSHGRCAHEMILDCRHFKKAGIEVEDIAKRLMDYNFHAPTVSFPVAGTLMIEPTESESKAELDRFCDAMISIRKEIAEVESGKADAKDNVLKHAPHTAAAVLVHEWTRPYSREQAVYPMEYVRANKFWPSVARIDSAYGDRNLICSCTPMEEYADQQEELVQADKGPSY, via the coding sequence ATGTCGTTGAAATTCTCGCCAGTCGACGTTTTTGAAGCCCGCCACAATGCGCCCGGGGCCGATGCCCAGGCCGCCATGCTCCGCACCATCGGCGTGGACAGCATCGAGCAGCTTATCGCCGAAACCGTGCCGCCCGCCATCCGCCTGAAGAAACCGCTCGACCTGCCCGCCGCCCTCAGCGAACGGGCTTTTTTGGCGAAGTTCAAGCAGATTGCCGGCCAGAACCAGGTGTTTAAGTCGTACATCGGCCTCGGCTACAACGACACCACCATGCCCCCAGTTATCCAGCGCAACATTCTGGAAAACCCGGGCTGGTACACCGCCTACACGCCTTACCAAGCCGAAATTGCCCAGGGCCGCCTCGAAGCCCTCATCAACTACCAAACGGTCGTCATCGACCTCACCGGCCTCGAAATCGCCAACGCCAGCCTGCTGGATGAAGGCACCGCCGCCGCCGAGGCCATGCACATGCTGCATAGCCAGACCAAGAAAAAGGGTGCCAACCAGTACTTCGTATCGGAGCAGGTGCTGCCCCAGACCATCGACCTGCTGCGCACCCGCGCCACGCCGGTTGGCATCGAGCTGGTAGTAGGCGACCACCGCCAGATTGACCTGAGCAACGAAGGCTTCTTCGGTGCCATGGTGCAGTACCCCGCCGCCGACGGTGAAGTTTTTGACTACAAAGACTTCATCGCCCAGGCGCAGAAGAACAACGTTTTCGTGGTGATGGCCGCCGATTTGCTGGCCCTCACGCTCCTCACCTCGCCCGGCGAGCTGGGGGCCGATGTGTGCGTGGGCAACTCCCAGCGTTTCGGCGTACCGATGGGCTACGGCGGGCCGCACGCCGGCTTTTTCTCCTGCCGCGAGCAGTTCAAGCGCGTCATTCCGGGCCGCCTCATTGGCCAGAGCATCGACGCAGCCGGTAACAAAGCCTATCGCATGGCCCTGCAAACCCGCGAGCAGCACATCCGCCGCGAAAAAGCTACCTCTAACATCTGCACCGCCCAAGTGCTGCTGAGCGTGCTGGCCGGCATGTTCACCGTGTACCACGGCCCGCAGCGCCTCAAGCAGTTTGCCACTAATACCCACCTGCTGGCCCAGACCCTGGAAGCCGGCCTGAAGAAACTGGGCGTCGAGCAAACCAACACGTCTTATTTCGATACCCTGAACCTGCGCCTCGAAAGCGCCGAAATGCAGCAGGCCCTGCAAAAGGAAGCCGAAGCCGCCGGCATCAACTTCCGCTATTTTGAGGATGTGCGCGTAGGCATCTCGCTGAACCAGAACACCGAGCTGCACGACGTGGCCAATATTCTGGACGTATTCGCCAAGGTATTGGGCAAGGAAGCCGACCAGTTGGCCGAAGAAATTGAAGCCGCCGAGCTGCACGTCCCATCCAACCTGGTGCGCACCAGCGAGTACCTCACGCATCCGGTGTTCAATACCCACCACGCCGAGCACGAGATACTGCGCTACATGAAGCAGCTCGAAAACAAGGACCTGAGCCTGGCGCACTCCATGATTGCGCTCGGCTCGTGCACCATGAAGCTGAACGCCACCGCCGAGATGATTCCCGTGACCTGGCCCGAAATCGGCGGCCTGCACCCCTTCGCCCCGCGTGAGCAGGCCAAAGGCTACGAGCAGATTTTCTCCGACCTGCAGGCCTGGCTCTGCGAGGTAACCGGCTTTGATGCCGTGAGCCTGCAGCCCAACTCGGGCGCGCAAGGCGAGTACGCCGGCCTGCTGGCCATTCGCGGCTACCACGAAGCCAACGGCGACCATCACCGCAACGTGGCCCTCATCCCCTCTTCCGCTCACGGCACCAACCCCGCCTCGGCCGTCATGGCCGGCATGCAGGTAGTAGTGGTGAAGAGCACCGAGGACGGCAACATCGACGTGGCCGACCTGAAGGCCCAGGCCGACAAGCACGCCGCTAACCTGAGCTGCCTGATGGTGACCTACCCCAGTACGCACGGTGTGTACGAGGAAACCATCATCGACATCTGCAACCTGATTCACGAGCACGGCGGCCGCGTGTACATGGACGGCGCCAACATGAACGCCCAGGTGGGCCTCACCTCCCCTGCCACCATCGGGGCCGATGTATGCCACCTCAACCTGCACAAAACCTTCTGCATCCCCCACGGTGGCGGTGGTCCCGGCGTGGGCCCCATCGGCGTAGTGGCCGACCTCGCCCCCTACCTGCCCGGCCACGCCGTGGTACCGGTAGAAGGCCGCACCAATGGCTCGGTTTCGGCTGCGCCGTGGGGTTCGGCCAGCATCCTGCCCATCAGCTACGCCTACATTTCGATGATGGGCGGCGACGGCCTACAGCGCGCCACGGAAATTGCCATTCTGAACGCCAACTATATCAAGGCCCGCCTCGAGGAGCACTACCCGGTGCTGTACACCGGCAGCCACGGCCGCTGCGCCCACGAGATGATTCTCGACTGCCGCCACTTCAAAAAGGCTGGCATCGAAGTCGAAGATATTGCCAAGCGCCTGATGGACTACAACTTCCACGCGCCTACCGTATCGTTCCCCGTGGCCGGCACGCTCATGATTGAGCCCACCGAAAGCGAAAGTAAAGCCGAGCTCGACCGCTTCTGCGACGCCATGATTTCTATCCGCAAGGAAATTGCCGAGGTAGAATCGGGCAAGGCTGATGCCAAGGACAACGTGCTGAAGCACGCCCCGCACACCGCCGCCGCCGTGCTGGTGCACGAGTGGACGCGCCCCTACTCGCGCGAGCAAGCCGTGTACCCCATGGAGTACGTCCGCGCCAACAAGTTCTGGCCCAGCGTAGCCCGCATCGACTCGGCCTACGGCGACCGCAACCTGATTTGCAGCTGCACGCCGATGGAGGAATACGCCGACCAGCAGGAAGAGCTGGTGCAGGCCGACAAAGGCCCGTCCTATTGA
- a CDS encoding alpha-ketoacid dehydrogenase subunit alpha/beta produces the protein MTFDRHDLSNETLLHLYQHLLRPRLIEEKMLILLRQGKVSKWFSGIGQEAISVGSTLALEADEYILPLHRNLGVFTGREVPLGRLFAQWQGKRLGFTKGRDRSFHFGTNEYHIVGMISHLGPQLAVAGGIALADLLDKKPKVTLTYSGDGGASEGDFHEALNVAAVWQLPVIFMIENNGYGLSTPSNEQFRFKSFVDKGPAYGMEAVQVDGNNVLEVYTTVKRLAEDLRQNPRPVLVEALTFRMRGHEEASGTKYVPQSLMEEWAAKDPVENFEKWLLAEGILTETAKHGIREKIKAAIEAGLQEADAEPMPTPDIAEEMADMYAPVGELGVKSEELRIGGNSTAPDASLSNPNPREIRFIDAISEGMKQSMTRYPELVLMGQDIADYGGVFKITEGFVAEFGKARVRNTPLCESAIVGIGLGLSIKKKKSMVEMQFADFVTCGFNQIVNNLAKSHYRWGQNADVVVRMPTGAGSAAGPFHSQSNEAWFTHVPGLKVVYPSNPHDAKGLLCAAFEDPNPVLYFEHKMLYRSLSGPVPEAYYTTPIGQAALAAEGTEMSIITYGMGVRWALQTCQDLGVSADILDLRTLLPWDQEAVRKTVEKNGRILILHEDTMTGGIGGEIAAWIGENCFEYLDAPVRRVASLDTAIPFAPPLEAAFLPQQRLREQVLALRNY, from the coding sequence ATGACTTTTGACCGCCACGACCTCTCCAACGAAACCCTCCTGCACCTCTACCAGCACTTGCTGCGTCCCCGGCTGATTGAGGAAAAAATGCTGATTCTGCTGCGCCAGGGCAAGGTGAGTAAGTGGTTTTCGGGCATCGGGCAGGAGGCCATTTCGGTGGGCAGCACCCTGGCCCTGGAGGCCGACGAGTACATTCTGCCGCTGCACCGCAACCTGGGCGTGTTCACGGGCCGCGAGGTGCCGCTGGGCCGCCTGTTTGCGCAGTGGCAGGGCAAGCGCCTGGGCTTCACGAAGGGCCGCGACCGCAGCTTCCACTTCGGTACCAACGAGTACCACATCGTGGGCATGATTTCGCATCTCGGCCCGCAGCTGGCCGTGGCCGGTGGCATTGCCCTGGCCGATTTGCTGGATAAAAAGCCGAAGGTGACGCTTACTTACTCCGGCGACGGCGGGGCCAGCGAAGGTGACTTCCACGAGGCCCTGAACGTGGCCGCCGTGTGGCAGCTGCCCGTTATTTTCATGATTGAGAACAACGGCTACGGCCTGAGCACGCCCAGCAACGAGCAGTTCCGCTTCAAGTCCTTCGTAGACAAAGGTCCCGCCTACGGCATGGAGGCCGTGCAGGTAGACGGCAACAACGTGCTCGAAGTGTACACCACCGTGAAGCGCTTGGCCGAAGACCTCCGCCAGAATCCGCGCCCCGTGCTGGTGGAAGCATTGACTTTTAGAATGCGCGGACACGAGGAAGCCAGCGGCACCAAGTATGTGCCCCAGAGCCTGATGGAGGAATGGGCCGCCAAAGACCCGGTGGAAAACTTCGAGAAATGGCTGCTGGCCGAAGGTATCCTCACCGAAACCGCCAAGCACGGCATCCGCGAGAAAATTAAGGCCGCCATCGAGGCCGGCCTCCAGGAAGCCGACGCTGAGCCGATGCCCACGCCCGACATCGCCGAAGAAATGGCGGATATGTACGCGCCAGTTGGGGAGTTAGGAGTGAAGAGTGAAGAGTTAAGAATTGGTGGAAATTCTACAGCTCCTGACGCTTCACTCTCAAATCCTAACCCCAGAGAAATTCGCTTCATCGATGCCATTTCCGAGGGTATGAAGCAAAGTATGACGCGCTATCCCGAGCTCGTGCTCATGGGGCAGGACATTGCCGACTATGGCGGCGTGTTCAAAATCACGGAAGGCTTTGTGGCTGAATTCGGCAAGGCGCGGGTGCGGAATACGCCGCTGTGCGAGTCGGCCATTGTGGGCATCGGGCTGGGCCTGAGCATCAAGAAGAAGAAAAGCATGGTCGAGATGCAATTTGCTGATTTCGTGACCTGCGGCTTCAACCAGATTGTGAATAACCTGGCCAAGAGCCACTACCGCTGGGGCCAGAACGCCGATGTAGTGGTGCGCATGCCCACCGGCGCGGGCAGCGCAGCCGGCCCCTTCCACTCGCAGAGTAACGAGGCGTGGTTCACGCACGTGCCCGGCCTGAAGGTGGTGTACCCCAGCAACCCGCACGACGCCAAGGGCCTGCTCTGCGCCGCCTTTGAAGACCCCAATCCGGTGCTGTATTTCGAGCACAAGATGCTGTATCGCAGCCTGTCGGGCCCCGTGCCGGAGGCCTACTACACCACGCCCATCGGCCAGGCCGCGCTGGCGGCCGAAGGCACTGAGATGAGCATCATCACCTACGGTATGGGCGTGCGCTGGGCCCTGCAAACCTGCCAGGATTTGGGCGTGTCGGCCGACATTCTCGACCTGCGCACCCTGCTGCCCTGGGACCAGGAGGCGGTGCGCAAAACGGTGGAGAAGAACGGCCGCATCCTCATCCTGCACGAAGACACGATGACGGGCGGCATCGGCGGTGAAATCGCGGCCTGGATTGGCGAGAATTGCTTCGAGTACCTCGATGCGCCCGTGCGCCGGGTGGCCTCGCTGGATACCGCCATTCCGTTTGCGCCGCCGCTGGAGGCCGCGTTTCTGCCCCAGCAGCGCCTGCGCGAGCAGGTGCTGGCCCTGCGCAACTACTAG
- a CDS encoding ATP-binding protein, producing the protein MPEMLPAATAIEAPATLAGAAARIAALEEALALARQEAAAAAQQRDFYETILHSLPSEIGVVDTEFRFQYLNPAAMADAAARQAAQGKTLAELAPQPNCPPELTPRHRALFDRACAGQVVEWTEVVAKPIGPRQFLRRLQPVFGPDGALVWFIGYGFDVTDQEQARQALADEQAFTRQVLDTTPSMIFVRDRAGNFLFQNRAIQELHAAARLEGDADSRRQTRDAELARFAAIDAQVMDGNQEIVVEDCFTLPDGSVRWYHSMKRPLHRPDGTVHVLGVSTDITELKAAQLAAEAAATARQNFLANMSHEIRTPLNGVLGMAAHLAKTPLDPRQQQLIDIMQRSGQHLLSVVNDVLDMAKISSGKLEMEQVAFNLCESVSAALQPLALQATEKGLLFEGKSLRASCPQPWVIGDAHRLNQIIINLVSNALKFTERGTINVSSELVAETADSLTARFSVADTGIGIAPAQQERIFESFTQAYADTSRQFGGTGLGLSIARALVAQLGGTLTMTSAVGQGTTFVFSVMLPKALVPMLDEGFTAAYDTRQLAGVRVLMVEDNEINRAVAQMTLAPWGVVLEEAADGPAGLACLEANTYDLVLMDIQMPGMSGVDVTRHLRQLPDARRANTPVIALTANAFQSDVEHYLAAGMNDYLAKPFDEEVLYHKMVALLEVPAAPLYDLSRLRRQSQGRPAFVEQILRSFLANMPVSLAQLHAAAATRHWVQAAEIAHHIKPNLLALGVAGVTAPLDILNQAHPKAQCPVPAPELLAEAVAQLATVVGRVLAALPAELATLDAAR; encoded by the coding sequence ATGCCCGAAATGCTGCCTGCTGCCACTGCTATTGAAGCCCCTGCTACGCTTGCCGGGGCAGCGGCTCGTATCGCGGCCCTCGAAGAAGCACTGGCACTGGCCCGCCAGGAAGCTGCGGCAGCCGCGCAGCAGCGGGATTTCTACGAAACTATTCTGCATAGCCTGCCCTCTGAAATAGGAGTTGTAGATACCGAATTCCGCTTTCAATACCTCAACCCTGCCGCCATGGCCGACGCCGCCGCCCGCCAGGCCGCCCAGGGCAAAACCCTGGCCGAGTTAGCCCCGCAGCCCAACTGCCCACCCGAACTCACCCCCCGGCACCGCGCCCTGTTCGACCGCGCCTGCGCTGGCCAGGTAGTGGAGTGGACCGAAGTGGTGGCCAAGCCCATCGGCCCGCGCCAGTTCCTGCGCCGCCTGCAACCGGTGTTTGGGCCGGACGGGGCGTTGGTGTGGTTTATCGGCTACGGCTTCGATGTAACTGACCAGGAACAAGCCCGGCAGGCCCTGGCCGACGAGCAGGCTTTCACGCGGCAGGTGCTGGACACTACGCCCAGCATGATTTTCGTGCGCGACCGGGCCGGTAATTTCTTGTTTCAGAACCGCGCCATTCAGGAGCTCCACGCGGCCGCCCGGCTGGAGGGCGATGCCGATAGCCGCCGCCAGACCCGGGATGCTGAGCTCGCCCGCTTCGCCGCAATTGATGCCCAGGTGATGGATGGCAACCAGGAAATAGTGGTGGAAGACTGCTTCACCCTGCCCGATGGCAGCGTGCGCTGGTACCACTCGATGAAGCGCCCGCTGCACCGCCCCGACGGCACCGTGCACGTACTGGGCGTGAGCACCGATATCACCGAGCTAAAGGCGGCCCAGCTGGCCGCCGAAGCCGCCGCCACGGCCCGCCAGAACTTTCTGGCCAACATGAGCCACGAAATCCGTACGCCCCTCAACGGCGTGCTGGGCATGGCGGCCCACCTGGCCAAAACGCCGCTCGACCCGCGCCAGCAGCAGCTCATCGACATTATGCAGCGCTCCGGGCAGCACCTGCTGAGCGTGGTGAACGATGTGCTCGATATGGCCAAAATCAGCTCCGGGAAGCTGGAAATGGAGCAGGTGGCGTTCAACCTCTGCGAGTCGGTGAGCGCCGCGCTTCAGCCCCTGGCGTTGCAGGCCACCGAGAAAGGGCTGCTTTTTGAGGGCAAGTCGCTGCGCGCGAGCTGTCCCCAGCCCTGGGTGATTGGCGACGCGCACCGTCTCAACCAAATCATCATCAACCTGGTAAGCAACGCACTCAAGTTTACCGAACGCGGCACCATCAACGTATCGAGTGAGCTGGTGGCGGAAACTGCCGACAGCCTCACGGCCCGGTTCAGCGTGGCCGATACCGGTATTGGTATCGCCCCGGCTCAGCAGGAGCGCATCTTCGAGAGCTTCACCCAGGCATATGCCGATACCAGCCGCCAGTTTGGCGGTACCGGCTTGGGCCTGAGCATTGCCCGGGCGCTGGTGGCGCAGCTGGGCGGCACCCTCACCATGACCAGCGCCGTGGGCCAGGGCACCACGTTTGTGTTCAGCGTGATGCTGCCCAAAGCCTTGGTACCGATGCTGGACGAAGGCTTCACCGCCGCCTACGACACCCGCCAGCTGGCCGGGGTGCGCGTGCTGATGGTGGAAGACAACGAAATAAACCGGGCCGTGGCCCAGATGACGCTGGCTCCCTGGGGCGTGGTGCTGGAAGAAGCCGCGGACGGCCCCGCCGGCCTGGCCTGCCTCGAAGCCAATACCTACGACCTCGTGCTGATGGATATCCAGATGCCCGGCATGAGCGGCGTGGACGTGACCCGGCACCTGCGCCAGCTGCCCGATGCGCGCCGGGCCAATACGCCGGTTATTGCCCTCACCGCCAATGCGTTTCAGTCTGATGTCGAGCATTACCTCGCCGCCGGCATGAACGACTACCTGGCCAAGCCCTTCGATGAGGAGGTGTTGTACCACAAAATGGTGGCCTTGCTCGAAGTGCCGGCAGCGCCGCTCTACGACCTGTCGCGCCTGCGCCGCCAGTCGCAGGGCCGCCCGGCGTTTGTGGAGCAGATACTGCGCTCCTTTCTGGCCAATATGCCGGTGAGCCTGGCGCAGCTGCACGCGGCCGCCGCCACCCGGCACTGGGTGCAGGCCGCCGAAATAGCGCACCACATCAAGCCCAATTTGCTGGCCCTGGGCGTTGCGGGCGTGACTGCTCCGCTGGATATTCTCAACCAGGCGCATCCCAAGGCGCAGTGCCCGGTGCCCGCGCCGGAGCTGCTGGCGGAAGCCGTGGCGCAGCTGGCCACCGTGGTAGGCCGGGTACTGGCCGCCTTGCCGGCCGAGCTGGCTACCCTGGACGCGGCCCGCTAG
- a CDS encoding LytR/AlgR family response regulator transcription factor translates to MVDLIPLTCVIVDDNEMSRLALEHFVALTPGLELAATLPDGLAALHFLQTHPPVDLLLLDIEMPHLNGLELIRILPQPLPAIVLVTSHQNFAAEAFELPVADYLLKPVDYVRFLQAVQQVRDFWPRAAAAPAPIADNANIFAKVNGRLIRINFDEVFYIEALSTYSVLVTATHKHIVHVTLKSLEERLPFSHFVRVHRSYIANTHRIDAVDDHQLVLGPYTIPVGKLHKAELMRRLAPL, encoded by the coding sequence ATGGTCGACTTAATCCCGCTTACCTGCGTCATCGTAGACGACAACGAGATGAGCCGCCTGGCCCTGGAGCATTTTGTGGCCCTCACCCCCGGCCTGGAGCTGGCCGCCACGCTGCCGGACGGCCTGGCCGCCCTGCACTTCCTGCAAACGCACCCACCGGTTGACCTGCTGCTGCTGGACATTGAAATGCCCCACCTCAACGGCCTGGAGCTGATTCGGATACTGCCCCAGCCGCTGCCGGCCATTGTGCTGGTTACCTCGCACCAGAACTTTGCCGCCGAGGCCTTCGAGCTGCCCGTGGCCGATTACCTGCTGAAGCCCGTGGACTACGTTCGCTTTTTGCAGGCCGTGCAGCAGGTGCGCGACTTCTGGCCGCGGGCCGCTGCCGCCCCTGCGCCCATTGCCGATAATGCCAACATTTTTGCCAAAGTCAACGGCCGGCTGATTCGCATCAATTTCGACGAAGTATTCTATATCGAGGCCCTGTCCACGTACTCGGTGCTGGTCACGGCCACGCACAAGCACATTGTGCACGTCACGCTCAAGAGCCTGGAGGAGCGGCTGCCGTTCAGCCACTTCGTGCGGGTGCACCGCTCCTACATCGCCAACACCCACCGCATCGACGCGGTAGACGACCACCAATTGGTGCTGGGGCCCTATACCATCCCCGTGGGCAAGCTCCACAAAGCGGAACTGATGCGGCGGCTGGCCCCGCTCTAG
- a CDS encoding OsmC family protein, translated as MSTATARYAGHLRTEATHVASSNIIQTDAPLDNHGRGEAFSPTDLVSTALGSCMMTVMGIVAERHQWNLVDSTFAVQKHMSAEAPRRIAQIDVTFTLPAALAPNERTILERAAHTCPVGLSLHPDVRQNIVFEYK; from the coding sequence ATGAGCACCGCCACTGCCCGCTACGCGGGCCACCTCCGCACCGAAGCCACGCACGTGGCCTCCAGCAATATTATTCAAACCGATGCCCCTCTCGATAACCACGGCCGGGGCGAAGCCTTCTCCCCCACCGACCTCGTGAGCACGGCCCTGGGCTCGTGCATGATGACGGTGATGGGCATTGTGGCCGAGCGCCACCAGTGGAACCTGGTGGACAGCACCTTCGCCGTGCAGAAGCACATGAGCGCGGAAGCCCCACGCCGCATTGCCCAAATCGACGTGACGTTTACGCTGCCCGCCGCCCTGGCCCCCAACGAGCGGACCATCCTGGAACGCGCCGCCCACACCTGCCCGGTGGGCCTGAGCCTGCACCCGGACGTGCGGCAAAACATCGTGTTCGAGTACAAATAA
- the lipA gene encoding lipoyl synthase: protein MIDLPVIQPETAAPARPRKPDWLRVKLPVGEEYAAVRRLVDEHKLHTICESGNCPNMGECWGAGTATFMILGNICTRSCSFCAVATGRPTEYDLDEPRRVAEAISLMKVKHAVLTSVNRDELKDRGASVWRETVVLTKQLSPTTTIETLIPDVKANWDALDVMISGGQEVISHNVETVGSLYRLVRPQARYDRSLEQIRRTKAAGHRTKSGIMLGLGEKPDELYQAMDDLVANGLDILTLGQYLQPTKRHLEVAEFITPDQFAHYKEEGLRRGLKYVESGPLVRSSYHAERHVNVPI, encoded by the coding sequence ATGATTGATTTGCCCGTTATCCAGCCCGAAACGGCTGCTCCCGCCCGCCCCCGCAAGCCCGACTGGTTGCGCGTGAAGCTGCCCGTGGGCGAAGAATACGCCGCCGTGCGCCGCCTCGTCGACGAGCATAAGCTGCACACCATCTGCGAGAGCGGCAACTGCCCCAACATGGGCGAGTGCTGGGGGGCCGGCACCGCCACGTTCATGATTCTGGGCAACATCTGCACCCGTTCGTGCTCGTTTTGCGCCGTGGCCACCGGCCGCCCCACCGAGTACGACCTCGACGAGCCCCGCCGCGTAGCCGAAGCCATTTCGCTGATGAAGGTGAAGCACGCCGTGCTCACCAGCGTGAACCGCGACGAGCTGAAGGACCGCGGTGCCAGCGTGTGGCGCGAAACCGTGGTGCTCACCAAGCAGCTCTCGCCCACCACCACCATCGAAACCCTGATTCCGGACGTGAAAGCCAACTGGGACGCGCTCGACGTAATGATTTCGGGGGGCCAGGAAGTGATTTCGCACAACGTCGAAACCGTGGGCAGCCTCTACCGCCTCGTGCGCCCCCAGGCCCGCTACGACCGCAGCCTGGAGCAAATCCGCCGCACCAAGGCCGCCGGCCACCGCACCAAATCCGGCATCATGCTGGGCCTGGGTGAGAAGCCCGACGAGCTGTACCAGGCCATGGACGACCTTGTGGCCAACGGCCTCGACATCCTCACCCTCGGCCAGTACCTGCAGCCCACCAAGCGCCACCTCGAAGTAGCCGAGTTCATCACCCCCGACCAATTTGCTCACTACAAGGAAGAAGGCCTGCGCCGTGGCCTGAAGTACGTGGAGAGCGGCCCGCTGGTGCGCAGCTCCTACCACGCCGAGCGCCACGTGAACGTGCCGATTTAA